The following coding sequences lie in one Benincasa hispida cultivar B227 chromosome 6, ASM972705v1, whole genome shotgun sequence genomic window:
- the LOC120079363 gene encoding potassium transporter 8-like isoform X3 has product MLLVLALIGTCMVIGDGVLTPAISVFSAVSGLELSMAKEHHQYIEVPLACGILVFLFALQHYGTNQVGFLFAPVVIVWLLCISAIGLYNIFYWNPLVYKALSPYYMYKFLKKTKRQGWMALGGILLCITGSEAMFADLGHFSQFSIKLAFTFAVYPSLVLAYMGQAAYLSKHHNLDNDYRIGFYVSVPEKVRWPVLAIAILAAVVGSQAIITGTFSIIKQCSALGCFPRVKIIHTSSKIHGQIYIPLINWILMILCLAVTIGFRDTKRLGNAAGLAVITVMLVSTCLMSLVIVLCWRKSVLLAIAFILFFGSIEALYFSASLIKFFEGAWVPIALSLTFLVVMYVWHYGTVKKYEADVENKVPINWLLSIGPKIGIVRVRGIGLVHTELVSGIPAIFSHFVTNLPAFHQILVFLCIKSVTVPHVRPEERFLVGRVGPKEYRLYRCIARYGYRDMHKDDLEFEKDLACSIAEFIRSERTECNDFRHEDLDDNERMTVIGTSSTQLDGIHMCENETYASPIIGTSEIIKSEQLRKRVRFVLPESPKMDIDTRGELQELMEAREAGIAFIMGHSYVKAKKGSGWMKKLVINYGYDFLRKNSRGPSYALSIPYASTLEGLKFEDPMSKMVIWNEAKFDVKCNHIFNSHIVYSIANNNFTGTITFALSHLGGSPSL; this is encoded by the exons ATGTTGCTTGTTCTTGCTTTGATTGGGACTTGTATGGTTATTGGAGATGGTGTTCTCACACCAGCAATCTCAG TTTTTTCAGCTGTTTCTGGGCTTGAGTTATCCATGGCTAAGGAACATCACCAGT ATATCGAAGTCCCTCTAGCATGTGGTATATTGGTATTCTTATTCGCATTGCAACATTATGGAACGAATCAGGTCGGGTTCCTGTTTGCTCCTGTTGTAATTGTATGGCTTCTATGCATCAGTGCAATTGGTTTGTACAATATCTTCTATTGGAATCCCCTGGTTTACAAAGCACTCTCCCCATACTACATGTATAAATTCTTGAAAAAAACCAAAAGGCAAGGTTGGATGGCATTGGGCGGAATCCTTTTGTGTATAACAG gCTCAGAAGCTATGTTTGCTGATCTTGGGCACTTCTCACAGTTTTCTATCAAG CTTGCTTTCACTTTTGCGGTTTATCCGTCCTTAGTTCTTGCATATATGGGACAAGCTGCTTATCTATCCAAGCACCACAATCTCGACAATGATTATCGAATTGGATTCTATGTTTCTGTTCCTG AGAAGGTAAGATGGCCAGTTCTTGCAATAGCAATACTTGCAGCAGTGGTGGGTAGTCAAGCGATCATCACCGGCACATTTTCGATCATCAAACAATGTTCTGCTTTGGGTTGTTTTCCGAGGGTAAAGATCATTCATACGTCTTCGAAAATACATGGCCAGATTTACATTCCGCTGATCAATTGGATACTAATGATATTATGTTTGGCTGTTACCATTGGGTTTAGAGACACAAAACGTCTAGGAAATGCGGCAG GGTTGGCGGTCATTACCGTTATGCTCGTCTCAACGTGTTTAATGTCACTCGTCATTGTATTATGTTGGCGTAAAAGCGTGTTGCTGGCCATAGCCTTCATACTCTTCTTTGGCTCCATAGAAGCTCTCTACTTTTCTGCTTCTCTTATTAAGTTCTTTGAAGGGGCTTGGGTTCCTATTGCTCTTTCACTGACCTTCCTTGTGGTTATGTATGTTTGGCACTATGGCACTGTGAAGAAATATGAGGCTGATGTTGAAAACAAAGTCCCTATCAACTGGCTCCTCAGCATAGGACCCAAAATTGGGATCGTTCGAGTCCGAGGGATCGGCCTTGTACATACCGAACTCGTTTCGGGGATCCCTGCCATTTTCTCTCATTTTGTCACCAACCTTCCAGCCTTTCACCAAATTCTAGTCTTCCTCTGCATCAAATCTGTCACAGTGCCTCATGTGAGGCCTGAGGAAAGGTTTTTAGTTGGAAGAGTTGGGCCAAAGGAGTATCGACTCTACCGTTGCATTGCACGGTATGGCTACCGTGACATGCACAAGGACGACTTGGAGTTTGAGAAAGATCTTGCTTGCAGCATTGCAGAATTCATACGGTCCGAGAGAACAGAATGCAACGATTTTAGACACGAGGACTTGGACGACAATGAAAGAATGACAGTGATTGGCACTTCATCAACCCAACTAGATGGTATACATATGTGTGAAAACGAAACGTATGCTTCGCCAATCATTGGAACTTCAGAGATAATAAAGTCGGAGCAGTTGAGGAAAAGAGTAAGATTCGTTCTTCCCGAGAGTCCGAAAATGGACATCGATACGAGGGGAGAGTTGCAAGAGTTGATGGAGGCAAGGGAGGCAGGAATAGCATTCATAATGGGACATTCATATGTGAAAGCAAAGAAAGGATCAGGTTGGATGAAGAAGCTTGtgattaattatggatatgatttcTTGAGGAAAAATTCAAGGGGGCCATCTTATGCTTTGAGCATTCCTTATGCTTCTACTCTTGAG GGTTTAAAGTTTGAAGATCCTATGAGCAAAATGGTCATATGGAATGAAGCGAAGTTTGATGTTAAATGCAATCATATTTTCAATAGTCACATCGTCTACTCAATTGCCAACAACAACTTTACTGGTACAATTACCTTTGCTCTTTCTCACCTTGGAGGAAGTCCATCGTTGTAG
- the LOC120079363 gene encoding potassium transporter 8-like isoform X1, with protein MDTSLFWGHPGKRDSWRTIFTLAYQSLGVVYGDLSTSPLYVYKSTFAENLQHSETNEEVYGVLCFVFWTLTLIPLLKYVFIVLRADDNGEGGTFALYSLLCRHARLSSLPNHQLADEELSAYTIDRPQTENTTNFSFSSCLKLTLEKCKVLQKMLLVLALIGTCMVIGDGVLTPAISVFSAVSGLELSMAKEHHQYIEVPLACGILVFLFALQHYGTNQVGFLFAPVVIVWLLCISAIGLYNIFYWNPLVYKALSPYYMYKFLKKTKRQGWMALGGILLCITGSEAMFADLGHFSQFSIKLAFTFAVYPSLVLAYMGQAAYLSKHHNLDNDYRIGFYVSVPEKVRWPVLAIAILAAVVGSQAIITGTFSIIKQCSALGCFPRVKIIHTSSKIHGQIYIPLINWILMILCLAVTIGFRDTKRLGNAAGLAVITVMLVSTCLMSLVIVLCWRKSVLLAIAFILFFGSIEALYFSASLIKFFEGAWVPIALSLTFLVVMYVWHYGTVKKYEADVENKVPINWLLSIGPKIGIVRVRGIGLVHTELVSGIPAIFSHFVTNLPAFHQILVFLCIKSVTVPHVRPEERFLVGRVGPKEYRLYRCIARYGYRDMHKDDLEFEKDLACSIAEFIRSERTECNDFRHEDLDDNERMTVIGTSSTQLDGIHMCENETYASPIIGTSEIIKSEQLRKRVRFVLPESPKMDIDTRGELQELMEAREAGIAFIMGHSYVKAKKGSGWMKKLVINYGYDFLRKNSRGPSYALSIPYASTLEGLKFEDPMSKMVIWNEAKFDVKCNHIFNSHIVYSIANNNFTGTITFALSHLGGSPSL; from the exons ATGGATACAAGCTTGTTCTGGGGTCATCCTGGAAAG AGAGATTCATGGAGGACAATCTTCACTTTAGCTTATCAGAGTTTAGGGGTTGTTTATGGGGATTTAAGCACTTCTCCTTTGTATGTATACAAAAGCACTTTTGCTGAGAATCTTCAGCATTCTGAGACTAATGAGGAGGTTTATGGGGTTCTTTGCTTTGTATTTTGGACTTTGACACTTATTCCTTTACTTAAATATGTGTTTATAGTTCTTAGGGCTGATGATAATGGTGAAGGAGGAACTTTTGCTCTGTATTCATTGCTCTGTCGCCATGCTCGGTTGAGCTCTCTCCCAAATCACCAACTAGCTGATGAAGAACTTTCTGCATATACAATTGATAGGCCTCAAACTGAAAACActactaattttagttttagttctTGTTTGAAATTAACTTTGGAGAAATGTAAAGTTCTGCAAAAAATGTTGCTTGTTCTTGCTTTGATTGGGACTTGTATGGTTATTGGAGATGGTGTTCTCACACCAGCAATCTCAG TTTTTTCAGCTGTTTCTGGGCTTGAGTTATCCATGGCTAAGGAACATCACCAGT ATATCGAAGTCCCTCTAGCATGTGGTATATTGGTATTCTTATTCGCATTGCAACATTATGGAACGAATCAGGTCGGGTTCCTGTTTGCTCCTGTTGTAATTGTATGGCTTCTATGCATCAGTGCAATTGGTTTGTACAATATCTTCTATTGGAATCCCCTGGTTTACAAAGCACTCTCCCCATACTACATGTATAAATTCTTGAAAAAAACCAAAAGGCAAGGTTGGATGGCATTGGGCGGAATCCTTTTGTGTATAACAG gCTCAGAAGCTATGTTTGCTGATCTTGGGCACTTCTCACAGTTTTCTATCAAG CTTGCTTTCACTTTTGCGGTTTATCCGTCCTTAGTTCTTGCATATATGGGACAAGCTGCTTATCTATCCAAGCACCACAATCTCGACAATGATTATCGAATTGGATTCTATGTTTCTGTTCCTG AGAAGGTAAGATGGCCAGTTCTTGCAATAGCAATACTTGCAGCAGTGGTGGGTAGTCAAGCGATCATCACCGGCACATTTTCGATCATCAAACAATGTTCTGCTTTGGGTTGTTTTCCGAGGGTAAAGATCATTCATACGTCTTCGAAAATACATGGCCAGATTTACATTCCGCTGATCAATTGGATACTAATGATATTATGTTTGGCTGTTACCATTGGGTTTAGAGACACAAAACGTCTAGGAAATGCGGCAG GGTTGGCGGTCATTACCGTTATGCTCGTCTCAACGTGTTTAATGTCACTCGTCATTGTATTATGTTGGCGTAAAAGCGTGTTGCTGGCCATAGCCTTCATACTCTTCTTTGGCTCCATAGAAGCTCTCTACTTTTCTGCTTCTCTTATTAAGTTCTTTGAAGGGGCTTGGGTTCCTATTGCTCTTTCACTGACCTTCCTTGTGGTTATGTATGTTTGGCACTATGGCACTGTGAAGAAATATGAGGCTGATGTTGAAAACAAAGTCCCTATCAACTGGCTCCTCAGCATAGGACCCAAAATTGGGATCGTTCGAGTCCGAGGGATCGGCCTTGTACATACCGAACTCGTTTCGGGGATCCCTGCCATTTTCTCTCATTTTGTCACCAACCTTCCAGCCTTTCACCAAATTCTAGTCTTCCTCTGCATCAAATCTGTCACAGTGCCTCATGTGAGGCCTGAGGAAAGGTTTTTAGTTGGAAGAGTTGGGCCAAAGGAGTATCGACTCTACCGTTGCATTGCACGGTATGGCTACCGTGACATGCACAAGGACGACTTGGAGTTTGAGAAAGATCTTGCTTGCAGCATTGCAGAATTCATACGGTCCGAGAGAACAGAATGCAACGATTTTAGACACGAGGACTTGGACGACAATGAAAGAATGACAGTGATTGGCACTTCATCAACCCAACTAGATGGTATACATATGTGTGAAAACGAAACGTATGCTTCGCCAATCATTGGAACTTCAGAGATAATAAAGTCGGAGCAGTTGAGGAAAAGAGTAAGATTCGTTCTTCCCGAGAGTCCGAAAATGGACATCGATACGAGGGGAGAGTTGCAAGAGTTGATGGAGGCAAGGGAGGCAGGAATAGCATTCATAATGGGACATTCATATGTGAAAGCAAAGAAAGGATCAGGTTGGATGAAGAAGCTTGtgattaattatggatatgatttcTTGAGGAAAAATTCAAGGGGGCCATCTTATGCTTTGAGCATTCCTTATGCTTCTACTCTTGAG GGTTTAAAGTTTGAAGATCCTATGAGCAAAATGGTCATATGGAATGAAGCGAAGTTTGATGTTAAATGCAATCATATTTTCAATAGTCACATCGTCTACTCAATTGCCAACAACAACTTTACTGGTACAATTACCTTTGCTCTTTCTCACCTTGGAGGAAGTCCATCGTTGTAG
- the LOC120079363 gene encoding potassium transporter 8-like isoform X2 — protein MDTSLFWGHPGKRDSWRTIFTLAYQSLGVVYGDLSTSPLYVYKSTFAENLQHSETNEEVYGVLCFVFWTLTLIPLLKYVFIVLRADDNGEGGTFALYSLLCRHARLSSLPNHQLADEELSAYTIDRPQTENTTNFSFSSCLKLTLEKCKVLQKMLLVLALIGTCMVIGDGVLTPAISVFSAVSGLELSMAKEHHQYIEVPLACGILVFLFALQHYGTNQVGFLFAPVVIVWLLCISAIGLYNIFYWNPLVYKALSPYYMYKFLKKTKRQGWMALGGILLCITGSEAMFADLGHFSQFSIKLAFTFAVYPSLVLAYMGQAAYLSKHHNLDNDYRIGFYVSVPEKVRWPVLAIAILAAVVGSQAIITGTFSIIKQCSALGCFPRVKIIHTSSKIHGQIYIPLINWILMILCLAVTIGFRDTKRLGNAAGLAVITVMLVSTCLMSLVIVLCWRKSVLLAIAFILFFGSIEALYFSASLIKFFEGAWVPIALSLTFLVVMYVWHYGTVKKYEADVENKVPINWLLSIGPKIGIVRVRGIGLVHTELVSGIPAIFSHFVTNLPAFHQILVFLCIKSVTVPHVRPEERFLVGRVGPKEYRLYRCIARYGYRDMHKDDLEFEKDLACSIAEFIRSERTECNDFRHEDLDDNERMTVIGTSSTQLDGIHMCENETYASPIIGTSEIIKSEQLRKRVRFVLPESPKMDIDTRGELQELMEAREAGIAFIMGHSYVKAKKGSGWMKKLVINYGYDFLRKNSRGPSYALSIPYASTLEVGMVYYV, from the exons ATGGATACAAGCTTGTTCTGGGGTCATCCTGGAAAG AGAGATTCATGGAGGACAATCTTCACTTTAGCTTATCAGAGTTTAGGGGTTGTTTATGGGGATTTAAGCACTTCTCCTTTGTATGTATACAAAAGCACTTTTGCTGAGAATCTTCAGCATTCTGAGACTAATGAGGAGGTTTATGGGGTTCTTTGCTTTGTATTTTGGACTTTGACACTTATTCCTTTACTTAAATATGTGTTTATAGTTCTTAGGGCTGATGATAATGGTGAAGGAGGAACTTTTGCTCTGTATTCATTGCTCTGTCGCCATGCTCGGTTGAGCTCTCTCCCAAATCACCAACTAGCTGATGAAGAACTTTCTGCATATACAATTGATAGGCCTCAAACTGAAAACActactaattttagttttagttctTGTTTGAAATTAACTTTGGAGAAATGTAAAGTTCTGCAAAAAATGTTGCTTGTTCTTGCTTTGATTGGGACTTGTATGGTTATTGGAGATGGTGTTCTCACACCAGCAATCTCAG TTTTTTCAGCTGTTTCTGGGCTTGAGTTATCCATGGCTAAGGAACATCACCAGT ATATCGAAGTCCCTCTAGCATGTGGTATATTGGTATTCTTATTCGCATTGCAACATTATGGAACGAATCAGGTCGGGTTCCTGTTTGCTCCTGTTGTAATTGTATGGCTTCTATGCATCAGTGCAATTGGTTTGTACAATATCTTCTATTGGAATCCCCTGGTTTACAAAGCACTCTCCCCATACTACATGTATAAATTCTTGAAAAAAACCAAAAGGCAAGGTTGGATGGCATTGGGCGGAATCCTTTTGTGTATAACAG gCTCAGAAGCTATGTTTGCTGATCTTGGGCACTTCTCACAGTTTTCTATCAAG CTTGCTTTCACTTTTGCGGTTTATCCGTCCTTAGTTCTTGCATATATGGGACAAGCTGCTTATCTATCCAAGCACCACAATCTCGACAATGATTATCGAATTGGATTCTATGTTTCTGTTCCTG AGAAGGTAAGATGGCCAGTTCTTGCAATAGCAATACTTGCAGCAGTGGTGGGTAGTCAAGCGATCATCACCGGCACATTTTCGATCATCAAACAATGTTCTGCTTTGGGTTGTTTTCCGAGGGTAAAGATCATTCATACGTCTTCGAAAATACATGGCCAGATTTACATTCCGCTGATCAATTGGATACTAATGATATTATGTTTGGCTGTTACCATTGGGTTTAGAGACACAAAACGTCTAGGAAATGCGGCAG GGTTGGCGGTCATTACCGTTATGCTCGTCTCAACGTGTTTAATGTCACTCGTCATTGTATTATGTTGGCGTAAAAGCGTGTTGCTGGCCATAGCCTTCATACTCTTCTTTGGCTCCATAGAAGCTCTCTACTTTTCTGCTTCTCTTATTAAGTTCTTTGAAGGGGCTTGGGTTCCTATTGCTCTTTCACTGACCTTCCTTGTGGTTATGTATGTTTGGCACTATGGCACTGTGAAGAAATATGAGGCTGATGTTGAAAACAAAGTCCCTATCAACTGGCTCCTCAGCATAGGACCCAAAATTGGGATCGTTCGAGTCCGAGGGATCGGCCTTGTACATACCGAACTCGTTTCGGGGATCCCTGCCATTTTCTCTCATTTTGTCACCAACCTTCCAGCCTTTCACCAAATTCTAGTCTTCCTCTGCATCAAATCTGTCACAGTGCCTCATGTGAGGCCTGAGGAAAGGTTTTTAGTTGGAAGAGTTGGGCCAAAGGAGTATCGACTCTACCGTTGCATTGCACGGTATGGCTACCGTGACATGCACAAGGACGACTTGGAGTTTGAGAAAGATCTTGCTTGCAGCATTGCAGAATTCATACGGTCCGAGAGAACAGAATGCAACGATTTTAGACACGAGGACTTGGACGACAATGAAAGAATGACAGTGATTGGCACTTCATCAACCCAACTAGATGGTATACATATGTGTGAAAACGAAACGTATGCTTCGCCAATCATTGGAACTTCAGAGATAATAAAGTCGGAGCAGTTGAGGAAAAGAGTAAGATTCGTTCTTCCCGAGAGTCCGAAAATGGACATCGATACGAGGGGAGAGTTGCAAGAGTTGATGGAGGCAAGGGAGGCAGGAATAGCATTCATAATGGGACATTCATATGTGAAAGCAAAGAAAGGATCAGGTTGGATGAAGAAGCTTGtgattaattatggatatgatttcTTGAGGAAAAATTCAAGGGGGCCATCTTATGCTTTGAGCATTCCTTATGCTTCTACTCTTGAGGTTGGTATGGtttattatgtttaa